The Coprothermobacter sp. nucleotide sequence GTTCGGTCTCACATGAGAGAAGTCCCTGCCAGCCTCCGACAAGGCCAATGCACTCGTCTCCGTAGTCGATGGCTCTAAACACCGCACCACGTATCGCCGGGTTCAGCCCGGAGCAATCCCCGCCGCCTGTCAGGATTCCAATTTTCATCTGTAAGTCGACCCCCATTCGTACATACTACTATAGATATAGTGCGCCTCTATTGTAGGGTGGCGACAGGATGAGTCAAGGCGATGTTGTGGAGTGCGAATCTCGTGGTCGAGGGCCAATCGAAGGACGCGCGCGTGTCCGTTGGGGAGGTTGCCGTGAATCGTAGATGGGTCGTTCTGGTCCTGGTCATTGTCACCGCTGCGGGCTGCAGACCCCGGACCATATGGCCGGGTGTGGACAAGGCCGTGTCTGCAGTGGACGCACAGCGTGCTCACGATGCTGTCGTCGAGCTTGCTTCACCGGCCTATGCCGGTCGCCGTACGGGCACGACCGGCGAGGCACAGGCTGCTGCATGGATCGCTTCACAGTTCAAGGCGATTGGCCTGCGAGAACCTCCCGGGTTCAAGGAGTATCTTGCCACGTATGAGGCACCCCTGTACGTGGTGAGTTCATTCACGGGTATCAAGGCGACTGGAACGCGCGGTGAGTCGTTCCTCGGTGGCCGCGGCATGGCGATCCCGTATGCTGGAAATGGGAGCGTTGAGGCCGATGCTGTGCTTGCGGGGTTTGGGGTTCAGATGACGGGCTATGACGAGTATGCTGGCCTGGACGTCGCGGGAAAGGTCGTGGTCCTGTTGCGCTACAGCGCCCCGGTGCGTTCTGTACCCGAATCGCAGACGTACCTGGCGGCCAAGGTCGGGAGCGCCGCCGCACATGGCGCCGCCGGCGTGCTCATCCTCGACATGCCTTCGGCGCCCAATCCGTTCGACATGCATGGCCAGTTCGTGTCAGCCCTTCCCGATGCACCCGTGTCGGCTCTCATATCCGTGGCTGGAGCGCGTTCTGTGTTCTGGGCGGCAGGGCTCTCCTTCGACGACATAGCGGCACAGGCATGGGCAGGCCAGGTCGTTTCACGCGACCTCAATCTGAAGGTTTCCTTTGGCATCACGGCATCATGGAATCCGGACGCAACTGCTTCCAACGTTGCCGGCGTGCTGCTCGGGACTGACAACACGCGGCCGATTATGGTTTGCGCACACTTCGATCACCTGGGGACCGACCGCTCGGGCGTGATGTACCCTGGAGCCGACGACGACGCGTCGGGCGTCGCCGTCATGCTGGAGATGGCGCATTCGATGGTCTCGCTGGGCGCGGTCCCCCCGATATCGATCTGGTTTGTCGCTTTCAGCGGGGAGGAAGAAGGACTGCTGGGGTCTGCTGCCTTTGTGACAGCAGCCCCCGAGCTGGCTGAATCGTTGTCCGCTGTGCTGGACCTGGACATGATGCGGTCGACGTCGGTCCTCGGGGTAGCGATCGATCCATCCGACCAGGCGATCATGACTGCTGTCTCAGGCGCAATCCAGGATGGCGCCTCACTCGCGATCATCCCCTGGACAGGGGGATCGGACCATGAGACGTTCAGCCAGCTCGGCGTTCCCAGCTGCATGTTCTCGGCGCACGGGAGAGAAGCTCCATGGTACCATGCCACCACTGACACGGCGGAGGACCTCCCCGCGGCTGTCCTCGGCACGGCTGCGCGTGACGTGCTTCGGGTGGTCTGGGAGCTCATCGGAAGTCTGTGACTTTAGGAGTCCCGGAGGTCTTGGTTTGCAGGTGTCGTGGTGGCTTCCACTCCGAGGATGTGTATAGTATCAAGTGGACGTGATGAGCGCGCACCATGTCGGGGGTGGGCTCCGGCGAGGAGATGAATGCTTATGGAGAATGTTCTGAACAGTCTTGGGCTGGCGCTGCTGTTTGTCGTCCTTGGGGTTCCGCTGATGCTGGGAAAAGTCAAACGCAACGGCTTCTACGGTGCCCGGTTCCCTGCCACCATGGCGGACGACCGCGTCTGGGACGTCGTGAACCGGAAGTGTGGAGTCCTGTTTGTCGCTGGGGGAGCGGTGGCCGGGATCGTCGACCTGCTTGCTGTCGCCGGGGTTGTCACGCGCGATGCGGGGCTGTATGTTGCGGGAGCCCTGGTGGTCTATATCCTCATTGCGGGTGTCTGGCTGTGGCGCTACTCCGAACAGGTTGCGCGGGACAGTGGCGTCACTGCCCGTGACGTGGAGGTCGGCAGGACCACGCCTCTCCTGGTCGCCGTCAGCTGTTTCGCCATCGGCATCGTCGGGGTCCTGTCGGCGTTCTCCACGCCCAATCCGTGGCTTGGGTTTCGTGTGCCTGCGACGCTCGCCGATCCTGCGGTCTGGCATCAGGTCAACCTCAAGGCGGGACTGACCCTTGCCGTCTTGTCCGGCGTCTTCGGGTTCATGTTCCTCGGCCTGCGCGGCATGACCGAAGACGAGCGAAAGCGGCTGTTCTCAGGCCTGTTCGTTGGCTGGCTCGCCGCAATTATCCTCGTGGCAGTCGCGGGCACCTTGTTTGCAAACAGCCTCGTGCGCTGAGGGATGTCGTTCTCGTGGAGACCGGCGGCCGTCATAAGTATGGCATCTCACCCGAAGACGAAGTTGAATTCATCGGCGATCTGCGTTCCCGTCTTCAATTGTGAACAGCGTTGGGGTCAGGCACTATGAGCGTTCACAATTGCGCTGCGGCGCTGACGACGTATCCTGAACGCAGGGAGGCCGTGGACGGCTTGCCTGTGGAGGAACGCTGATGTGCAGGATGTTTGGAATGGTCGCCACGATGTCACAATCTATAGCTCCCTGGATGATGGACATCGAACCTTCGCTACGTTCACTGGCGGTTGCCGACAAGTCCGGTGAGGGCAATCCCGACGGCTGGGGTATCGGATGGTATGACGGTGAACAGGACGGCCCCCGTGTTGTCAGGGAACCGGGACCTGCAAACGAATCGCCACTCTTCGAGCTGACCGCTCGCGAGGTCAGTGCCCGCATTGCTCTTGCTCACATCCGCCGCAGCAGTGGTACGTCCCGCCGGCTGGCCAACACGCACCCGTTCGTCGCGCACCGCTGGACATTCTGCCACAACGGGCACTGTTCGCGCGAACGTCTGATAGAGCACCTCCTGCCCAGGTTCAGGAACGGCCTTGAAGGTGAAAATGACAGTGAAGTCTACTTTGCGTTGCTGCTGCAGCATCTCGAGTCGGCGGCCGATCCCCTCGACGCTCTGAGGGGCGCCGTCCACGAGGTGGCGTCCGTCGGGGACTTCACCGGCCTCAACTTCCTGCTGTGCGACGGACGACGCATGTATGCCTTCCACTACAGCACTGATCCAGAGCGACACAGCATGTACCTGCAACACCAGCATGGCAGAGAACTCGTCGCCAGCGAACCCCTGGGCACCGGTCCCTGGGAGGAGTTGCCCAACGGCTCGCTGGCTATCCTGACGGCCGCCGGGCACACACTCGCTTCTCTGATCTGAAGCCAGGCCGGACGGAACGGCCCGAACAAGGATTTGGCCGTTCTCTGGAAGCCGTTTCTTTGCTTTTTGGAGGCGTTTGTCTACCATATGGCATATGTCTGAGGTCATACCTGGAGGTACCACCGATGGTACTGTGGAAAAGCATTGTGCTCGGAATTGTACAGGGGCTGACCGAGTTCCTGCCTGTCAGCAGCTCGGGGCATCTGGTCGTGTTCTCGGGACTCCTCAAGGCCGATTCGACGCTGGCCTTTGACGTGGCCTTGCACTTCGGCAGCCTCATCGCCCTGATCATCTTCTTCTGGGGTGACATCACGGGCCTGTTCCAGGGATTCCTCTACACGTTCCGTGAGAGCCTGTCTCATGACGAAGCGCGCAAGCGCAACATGTTCTGGCTCATCGTCATGTCCATCATCCCGTCCGGAGTCGTCGGTGTCCTGTTCGGTGCGACCATCGAGAAGGCTTTTGCCAGCTACTACGTCGTGGCGGCCATGTTCCTGGTCACTGCTGTCCTGCTGGTTCTGCAGCGTTTTTCGTCGACGACCAGGACGATCCGCGAGGTCGGCTGGAAGGATGCGGTGGCCATTGGTATCGCGCAGGTGTTCGCGTTGCTCCCGGGCCTTTCGCGCAGTGGAACGACGATGTCCGTCGGCGTTTACAGGGGTCTCAAGCAGGAGGATGCCGCCCATTTCAGCTTCCTCATGGCCATCCCCACCATTGCGGGCGCGGCAGTCTTCAAGCTCAAAGACTTTCTGCGGGCGGGCATGTCCTCAAGCGCCCTCACTGAGGTCGGTATCGGTGTCGTCGTCAGCGTGCTGACCAGCCTCGTCGCGATTGGGCTGCTGCTCAAGGTTGCACGGAAGGGAAAGATGCAGTGGTTTGCGCTCTATTGTGTCGCTGCGTCGGTCTTCACGTTTGCAGCTCACTATTTCGGTCTTGTCTGAGCCTCTGCGGGTGCGGGGGAACCAGATTGAGGGTACAATAATAAGAACTACCACGTGAAAGGGGGAGTGTGACCTATGTTCGAAAAAGCATCCAACAAGTACAACATCGGCGATCTTGCACGGTCGCTCGGTATTCGTGACGAGGAGGTCGATTTCTTTGGCAAGTACATGGGCAAGATCGACTACCATATCCTTCAGCGTTTGCAGGATAGACCGGATGGCAAGTACATCGATGTGACAGCTGTCACGCCGACACCGTTTGGTGAAGGCAAGACGGTCACGACCATTGGATTGGGCATGGCACTGAACAAACAGGGATTCAAGACGGTCAACACACTGCGCGAACCGTCCATGGGTCCAGTCTTTGGTATCAAGGGCGGTGGAACGGGTGGTGGCAAGTCTTCTCTCTTTCCGATGGAGCAGATCAACCTGCACTTCACGGGCGACATTCATGCAGTAGAGACAGCAACCAACCTGCTGGCTGCAGTCGTGGACAACCATATCTCCCAGGGAAACGAACTGGACATCGATCCACAGAGCATCAGTTGGCGCCGGACCATGGACGTAGAAGACCGGTCGATGCGCAAGCTCACGATTCAGCTCACAGAGAAGAAAGACGGCGTCAAGACAGAGACGTCGTACGAGACCGGCTTCGACATTGCCGCCGCCTCGCCCATCATGGCCATCATGGGTCTGACGACGGGATTCGAAGATCTGCACGAGCGTCTGTCGGAGATTGTCGTTGCGCGGAGCCGTAATGGGGCCTCTGTGACGGTCGCGGACCTGCGCGCAACCGGGGGCCTGGCCGCTGTCCTCAAGGATGCCATCTATCCCAACTTGGTTCAGACCGAAGAAGGCACGCCGTCCTTTGTTCACATCGGACCATTCGCCAACATTGCCTTTGGCAACAACTCGGTGCTGTCCGACCGTATTGCACTGAAACTTGGTGACTATGTCGTGACAGAGAGCGGGTTTGGTGCCGACATGGGTTTCGAGAAGCTCATGGACATCAAACTTCGACAGGCCGGCATGAAGGGGCCTGACTGTGTGGTCATCGTTGCCACAGTCCGCGCGCTGAAGATGCACGGCGGGGCGTTTAGTGTCAGGCCAGGCAAGAAGCTTGATCCCGCTCTTGTTTCAGCTGTCAATATGCCGGCACTTGAGCTGGGCTGCGAGAACCTCCGGGTGCATATCGAGAACATTCGTTCGTATGGTCTGCCAGTTGTTGTCGCCATCAACCGATTCCCGGACGACACCGCTGAAGAGGTAGCGATGGTTCAGGCCAAAGCTCTGCAGTTCGGTGCGCTGGCCGCCGTTCCGCACACGTTCTTTGTGGATGGCAGCGAGGGTGGCCTGGAACTGGCACGCGCCGTCCAGGAAGTGGCATCGACATCTCACGTGGGAGCCATCCACTACCCATACGAGTTGACCGATACCATCGAGGACAAGATGCGCAAACTGGTCCGTACGATCTACCGTGCCGGTGACATCGAACTGACACCTGTGGCGGTCGAGCGCATCAAGGAGTTCACTGCGGCCGGCTATGACAAGTGGCCCATCTGCATGGCGAAGACACATTTATCGATCAGTCATGACCCCGACGTCAAGGGTGCACCATCTGGATACCTGTTCCCGATTCGCGACATTCGCGCCGCGACCGGTGCGCGTTTCCTGTACCCATTGGGTGGAACGATGCAGACCATGCCGGCACTCTCCAAGGTTCCTGCAATGGTGAATATCGACGTGACCGGAGACGGTGTCATCACCGGCCTTCGCTAATCTGTGAAACCCGACCGGTACTGTGAATATTCCCCTTTGTGCCGTCCGTGGTCATTGGATACAATGAAGTGTAGCAGCACAACTCGCGCATGGAGGTGAGCGTTGAAACAGACATTTCTCAATCTAGGTGCAGCTTTTGTCGGTGAATCCATGGCCCGCAACCGGTACACCATGTACAACAAGGTGGCCCGGACCGAAGGGTTTGAGCAGATAGCAGGGATCTTCGCTGAGACCGCCGAACAGGAACGGGAGCATGCCACCATCCTGTTCCATTTTCTCCAGGACATCAAGCAGGAGAACGGCGGGGAACTGACGCTTGCAAGTGCGGAAGTCCCGCTGGTGCTGGGGACAACGGCCGAGAACTTGCAGGCGGCCATCGACGGTGAACACTATGAGACGACGACGATGTACCCGGGCTTTGCCGACGTTGCCGATCAGGAAGGCTACAATGCAATCGCCTTGCGCCTGCGTGCCATTGCGGTAGCTGAAGCCCATCATGAAGAGCGCTACGGCAAGTTGCTGAAGGAAGTCAAGGCCCACTCCGTCTTCAAGAAGGATCACAAGATCGTCTGGGTCTGTCGTGAGTGTGGGTACGTCTATGAGGGAACCGAGGCGCCGACCAAGTGCCCCGCGTGCCAACATGCGCAGAGCTTCTATCAAGTCAAGTCAGAGGACTACTAGCGTCAGAGAACCAGTAATGGGGCCTGCTTCGGCAGGCCCCTTTGCGTCAGACGGCGCGCGAACACGCGCATCGACAACTGCTTCGTCTGTTCGCCGAATCAACTTCGAGACTGTCAGGAGTGAAACCACCGATGAGCACCAATAAGAAGAAAGTTGCACCGAAGGTGAGTCGGACGCAGGAACTGCAGAAGAAGTATCCGGGCCACAAGCCCATTCCGCCGAGCACGCGCACGGTGGTCATTACAGTGGCAGCGACAGTAATCCTGTCGCTGTTGCTTGTGTTCGTCGTCCTCAAGAAGGCTCAAGCCCCGCAGGTGGCAGGGAACAAATACGTTGTGCTGGAGACCAGCATGGGTACGATCAAGCTTGAACTCTACGGGGACAAAGCGCCCAGGACCGTCACCCAGTTTCTCGAGAACGTCACGGGAGGAAAGTACGACGGTCTGACGTTTCATCGGGTCGTCAAGGGATTCATGATCCAGGGCGGGGATCCCAATGGCAACGGCACGGGAGGCGGAGCGATCCCCTTTGAGAAGACAGACGTCAGCCACGTCCGGGGCGTCATCTCCATGGCATCGTCGCAGGCGGGAGTCACGCAGTCGGATATGCAGTTCTTCATCATGCACGGCGACTACACCGGACTGGACGGTACGTTCGCAGCGTTTGGCCACGTTGTCGAAGGAATGGACGTCGTGGACCAGATCGCCAGCGTCCCTGTCGGGCCGAACCCCAACATGCCCGACGAAATGTCCTCCCCTCTGACCGGAATCATGATCATCCAGGCGACCGAAGTCGCCAACTAGGAGCGTCACATGGAAGAAGAGAACAAGTTCGTCCGTATGGAAACGTCCAAAGGTGCGATGACACTCGAACTGTACGCCGCCCGGGCGCCCAAGACTGTCGAGCGGTTCATGGTGGCCGTCACCGCCGGCACGTATGACGGTCTCAAGTTCCATCGCATCATCAAGGACTTCATGGTTCAGGGTGGCGACCCACAGGGCAACGGCACGGGCGGCGGCAGCGTCAAGTTCGAGGGCTCCGACGTCAAGCACGTTCCCGGCGTCATCAGCATGGCGGCTCAGCAAGCGCGCGTCGATCAGTCCGACATGCAGTTTTTTATCATGACCAGCACATCTGACCAGTTGGATGGCAACTACACCGCGTTCGGACATGTGACTGAAGGCATGGACGTTCTGGCGGCTATCGCGGCGACACCCGTCGCCCAGGCGCAGTGGGGCGAGCGTTCACATCCTGTGGAGGACGTGCGCATCGTCAAGGCGTCCGAGATTCTCGACTAGGAGGAATCTATGGCTATTCACATCGTAACGGACTCCACAAGCACCCTTCCCACCGGATTTGCTGAGCAGCACAATCTTCCCGTCGTGCCGCTCAAGGTCTCAGTTGACGGTGTTTTTTTCCGTGAGTTTGTGGAGATATCTCCTGATACGTTCTACGCGAAGCAGAAAGCCGGCGCGAAGTGTGGAACAACACAGCCGTCCCCAGAGGATTTCATCGGGGTCTACACCAAGTTGCTCGCAAACCCGGACGACGAAGTGCTGAGCATTCACCTTTCATCTGCCATGAGCGGAACGCTCAACAGTGCCTACATTGCTGCCGAACAAACAGATCCTCGGCGCGTTCATCTGTACGATGTACGGACGATTGCCCCCGGGTTTGGGCTGATGGTCATGAAAGCAGTCAAGCTGGTACAGGGCGGCGCAAGTATCCAGGATGTGACAGAGATGCTGGACAAGATGCAGTTGCGTACTCACACGTACTTTCTGGTCGGTACCATGAAGTATCTGATCGAGGGCGGGCGCATCGGCAAGGCGGCAGGCGTCGCAGCCAGTATCCTGCAGATCAAGCCCATCCTCACGGTCAAGGACGGTATTGTCGATGTGTTCGAACGGCCGCGAACTATGCGGACAGCCCGAGACCGCATGTGGGCAATCATCGACCAGGCGGTCGTACGTGGTATCGAGCATATAGGGTTTCACTATGCGGGCAACAGAGCCGAGGTCGAGGCAATGCAAACTGAGTTCACGAAGCGCACGGGAATTCCGTCCGTCCTCAGCCAGCTCGGTCCTGTCGTCGGGTGTCATACGGGACCCGAGACCGTAGCGGTCGTCATCGTCGACAAAGCAGTCTGAACATGAAGGCTGACCGGGGCGCAGCGGCGAATCCTGACAGAACTGGTCGGAAAAAGGGGGCCAAATGTGAGCATCCATATCGTAACGGATTCCACAAGCTACCTTCCCATTGGTTTTGCTGAACAGTACGACCTGTCCGTCGTACCGGTCAAGGTTTCGGTCGACGACGTCTTCTTCCGCGAGTTTGTGGAGATATCTCCTGATGTCTTCTACGCGAAACAAGCAGCCGGAGCCAGGTATGGCACCACACAGCCCGGCCCCGAAGATTTCATCGATGTCTACACCAGATTGCTCGCAAACCCGGACGGCCAGGTGCTGAGCATTCACCTGTCATCCCGAGTGAGCGGGACGCTCAACAGCGCGCACATTGCAGCCGAGCAGACCGATCCCAGGCGTATCCATCTCTATGATTCGCGGTCGTCAGGTCTCGGGCTCGGGTTCATGGTCATGGAGGCTATCAAGCTTGTTGTGGGAGGAGCCGGCATCGACGCCATCATCACAATGCTGGACGGGATGCAGCCACGCACGCATATCTACTTCCTCGTCGGTACCATGAAGTATCTCATCAAGAGCGGGCGTATCGGGAAGGCGGCGGGCATCGCTGCCAGTATCCTGCAGATCAAGCCCATCCTCACGGTCAAGGACGGTATAATCGATGTGTATGACCGGCAGCGAACCATGCGGGCCGCTCTAAACCGTATCTGGGCGCTCATCGACCAGGCGGCCGTACGGGGCATCGAGCACATTGGGTTCCACTACGTGAGCAACAGGGCCGAGGTCGAGGCAATGCAGACTGAGTTCACGAGGCGCACAGGGATTCCGTCCGTCCTCAGCCAGCTGGGGCCGGGCGTCGGGTGTCATATGGGACCCGAGACGTTGGGCGTTGTTATCGTCGACAAAGTAGTGTAATGTAAGATGCAGGGAAAGAAGTCCCCCGTTAACGATCATGTGAGCAGGTCCGCTGTCTCCGCCGGCGGGATGACTGCACAAGCGGAGAAAGGAGCCGACAATGGCCATCCACATCGTAACAGACAGCACGGCGTGCCTGCCGCAAGGGTATGCCGAAGAGCACGGCGTCACCGTCGTTCCACTCAAGGTCTCACTCGACGGTGAGTACTTCCGCGACGGCATCGACATTGCGAACGACGAGTTCTACCGCCGCCTCGTGGCAGGCGCGAAGGCGGATAGCACGCAGCCGTCACCTGAGGAATTCGCCTCCGCATATCGCGCCATTCTGGACAAGGATCCCGAAGGAGACATCATCTCGCTTCACATCAGTTCACGCATGTCGGGTACGCTCAACTCCGCTCTCACCGGGCGCAACCAGCTGGACACGGCTCACGTCCAGTTTGTGGACACATTGAATGCTGCTCTTGGTGTCGGATTTCCGACGATGCGAGCAGTGGAGCTCGCCGAAGCAGGGGTGTCGCTGTCGCAGGTCATCGCAGAAGTGGAGGCGCTGGTTCTGCGGACCCATACCTACTTCGTGCTCGACTCCCTCAAATACCTCGAGAGAGGCGGGCGCATCGGAAAGGCTGCTGCCATCGCCGCCAGCGTCCTGAAGATCAAGCCCATCCTCAGCTTCATCGAGGGGGTCACGGATGTCGTGGACCGTCCCCGCACCAAGAAGGTTGCGCTGGAACATCTGTGGGCAATCATCGACAAGCATGTGCAGAAGGGCGTCGAGTATGTGGGGTTCCACTACGGCGCCAACCGGGT carries:
- a CDS encoding undecaprenyl-diphosphatase; protein product: MVLWKSIVLGIVQGLTEFLPVSSSGHLVVFSGLLKADSTLAFDVALHFGSLIALIIFFWGDITGLFQGFLYTFRESLSHDEARKRNMFWLIVMSIIPSGVVGVLFGATIEKAFASYYVVAAMFLVTAVLLVLQRFSSTTRTIREVGWKDAVAIGIAQVFALLPGLSRSGTTMSVGVYRGLKQEDAAHFSFLMAIPTIAGAAVFKLKDFLRAGMSSSALTEVGIGVVVSVLTSLVAIGLLLKVARKGKMQWFALYCVAASVFTFAAHYFGLV
- a CDS encoding formate--tetrahydrofolate ligase, whose protein sequence is MFEKASNKYNIGDLARSLGIRDEEVDFFGKYMGKIDYHILQRLQDRPDGKYIDVTAVTPTPFGEGKTVTTIGLGMALNKQGFKTVNTLREPSMGPVFGIKGGGTGGGKSSLFPMEQINLHFTGDIHAVETATNLLAAVVDNHISQGNELDIDPQSISWRRTMDVEDRSMRKLTIQLTEKKDGVKTETSYETGFDIAAASPIMAIMGLTTGFEDLHERLSEIVVARSRNGASVTVADLRATGGLAAVLKDAIYPNLVQTEEGTPSFVHIGPFANIAFGNNSVLSDRIALKLGDYVVTESGFGADMGFEKLMDIKLRQAGMKGPDCVVIVATVRALKMHGGAFSVRPGKKLDPALVSAVNMPALELGCENLRVHIENIRSYGLPVVVAINRFPDDTAEEVAMVQAKALQFGALAAVPHTFFVDGSEGGLELARAVQEVASTSHVGAIHYPYELTDTIEDKMRKLVRTIYRAGDIELTPVAVERIKEFTAAGYDKWPICMAKTHLSISHDPDVKGAPSGYLFPIRDIRAATGARFLYPLGGTMQTMPALSKVPAMVNIDVTGDGVITGLR
- a CDS encoding rubrerythrin family protein; translation: MKQTFLNLGAAFVGESMARNRYTMYNKVARTEGFEQIAGIFAETAEQEREHATILFHFLQDIKQENGGELTLASAEVPLVLGTTAENLQAAIDGEHYETTTMYPGFADVADQEGYNAIALRLRAIAVAEAHHEERYGKLLKEVKAHSVFKKDHKIVWVCRECGYVYEGTEAPTKCPACQHAQSFYQVKSEDY
- a CDS encoding peptidylprolyl isomerase, producing the protein MSTNKKKVAPKVSRTQELQKKYPGHKPIPPSTRTVVITVAATVILSLLLVFVVLKKAQAPQVAGNKYVVLETSMGTIKLELYGDKAPRTVTQFLENVTGGKYDGLTFHRVVKGFMIQGGDPNGNGTGGGAIPFEKTDVSHVRGVISMASSQAGVTQSDMQFFIMHGDYTGLDGTFAAFGHVVEGMDVVDQIASVPVGPNPNMPDEMSSPLTGIMIIQATEVAN
- a CDS encoding peptidylprolyl isomerase yields the protein MEEENKFVRMETSKGAMTLELYAARAPKTVERFMVAVTAGTYDGLKFHRIIKDFMVQGGDPQGNGTGGGSVKFEGSDVKHVPGVISMAAQQARVDQSDMQFFIMTSTSDQLDGNYTAFGHVTEGMDVLAAIAATPVAQAQWGERSHPVEDVRIVKASEILD